In a genomic window of Streptomyces sp. SJL17-4:
- a CDS encoding helix-turn-helix transcriptional regulator, which produces MTENQVRTALDELGRLMLVRVSRDHPGDLCAVSPQVGLASILHEQEAELARRQAELAASRAVVTELFAAHANGGQTQGTHGERLLGLDAIQSRLEIMGRTMTGECMGVHPGRAQRAEDLLASRQPNAEALSRGVTFRTLYQDCVRNDAATVEHAHWLLERGGEVRTAPVVPQRMVITDRSHALVPLDPSDSRKGALYVTEPSIVLSLVTLFEQSWSLAVPLGACTRRDPDTGLNPAERQLLRLLASGLTDEAAGQRLGVSVRTVRRQMASIMERLGATSRFEAGLKAAQRSWL; this is translated from the coding sequence TTGACAGAAAATCAAGTACGGACCGCCCTGGACGAACTCGGCCGGCTCATGCTCGTGCGCGTCTCCCGCGACCACCCCGGCGACCTGTGCGCCGTCAGCCCTCAGGTCGGGCTCGCGAGCATCCTCCACGAACAGGAAGCGGAACTGGCCCGAAGACAGGCGGAGCTGGCGGCCTCGCGCGCCGTCGTCACCGAGCTTTTCGCAGCTCACGCCAACGGCGGTCAGACACAAGGCACCCACGGGGAAAGGCTCCTGGGCCTCGACGCGATCCAGAGCCGCCTCGAGATCATGGGCCGCACCATGACCGGGGAGTGCATGGGCGTGCACCCCGGCCGCGCCCAGCGCGCCGAGGACCTGCTCGCCAGCCGGCAGCCCAACGCCGAGGCGCTGTCGCGCGGGGTCACGTTCCGCACCCTTTACCAGGACTGCGTACGCAACGACGCCGCCACCGTCGAGCACGCCCACTGGCTCCTGGAGCGCGGCGGCGAGGTCCGTACGGCCCCGGTCGTCCCGCAGCGCATGGTCATCACCGACCGCAGCCACGCCTTGGTCCCGCTCGACCCGTCGGACAGCCGCAAGGGCGCGCTCTACGTCACCGAACCCAGCATCGTCCTCTCGCTCGTGACCCTCTTCGAGCAGTCCTGGTCGCTGGCGGTGCCCCTCGGCGCGTGCACCCGCCGCGACCCCGACACCGGCCTCAACCCCGCCGAACGCCAGCTGCTGCGCCTGCTCGCCTCCGGTCTGACCGACGAGGCCGCGGGTCAGCGCCTCGGGGTCTCGGTCCGTACGGTCCGCCGTCAGATGGCGTCCATCATGGAACGCCTCGGCGCGACCAGCCGGTTCGAAGCCGGCCTCAAGGCGGCGCAGCGGTCCTGGCTGTAG
- a CDS encoding methyltransferase: MSNLYTPWSLRTAVTLGLPDLIADGPEGVVGIDDLAKRSETDNGALRRLTRHLTHLGLFEEVQPDGLRLTELGEALRSTHPAKMAHFLDQTDAFIRSNDAVIPAMADSVRTGAAGWESVFGQDLWDSLAADPVLSSSFDRIMAQHADILGRRLAGIHEWSAVGSVVDVGGGSGQLLANILREHGHLKGTVVDLPDTVGRAAAIFDTAGVSDRADAVGRSFFEPLPAGGDVYLLVHVLHNWPTGEAAKILRGCAEAAGATGKVLVVDQVIDLEGHAAPYISTQRDLCMLVMVGGQERTAEEFEALGEEAGLRLVSVTSLGPDGNSLLEFEPRG, from the coding sequence ATGTCGAACCTCTACACACCGTGGTCACTGCGGACCGCGGTGACACTGGGGCTTCCCGATCTGATCGCCGACGGGCCGGAGGGGGTCGTCGGCATCGATGATCTGGCCAAGCGGTCGGAAACCGACAATGGAGCCCTGCGGCGGCTCACCCGGCACCTGACCCACCTGGGCCTCTTCGAGGAGGTCCAGCCGGACGGTCTCCGGCTGACCGAGCTGGGCGAGGCGCTCCGCTCGACCCACCCGGCGAAGATGGCCCACTTCCTCGACCAGACCGACGCCTTCATCCGGTCCAACGACGCGGTGATCCCCGCCATGGCCGACTCGGTCCGCACGGGTGCGGCGGGCTGGGAGAGCGTCTTCGGGCAGGACCTCTGGGACAGCCTGGCCGCGGACCCGGTCCTGTCGTCGTCGTTCGACCGGATCATGGCGCAGCACGCCGACATCCTGGGCCGGCGACTGGCCGGGATCCACGAGTGGTCCGCGGTCGGCAGCGTCGTCGACGTCGGCGGCGGCAGCGGTCAGCTGCTCGCCAACATCCTGCGCGAGCACGGCCATCTGAAGGGCACGGTCGTCGATCTGCCCGACACCGTGGGCAGGGCGGCCGCGATCTTCGACACGGCCGGAGTCTCCGACCGGGCCGATGCCGTCGGCCGGAGCTTCTTCGAGCCCCTGCCGGCCGGCGGCGACGTGTACCTGCTCGTGCACGTCCTGCACAACTGGCCTACCGGCGAGGCGGCGAAGATCCTGCGCGGCTGCGCCGAGGCGGCGGGTGCCACCGGCAAGGTGCTCGTCGTGGACCAGGTCATCGATCTGGAGGGGCACGCGGCGCCGTACATCAGCACGCAGCGCGACCTCTGCATGCTGGTCATGGTCGGCGGTCAGGAACGCACCGCCGAGGAGTTCGAGGCGCTCGGGGAGGAGGCCGGCCTGCGGCTCGTCTCGGTGACCTCGCTCGGGCCGGACGGCAACTCCCTGCTGGAGTTCGAGCCCCGGGGCTAG
- a CDS encoding 2-oxoglutarate and iron-dependent oxygenase domain-containing protein, whose protein sequence is MPEIFPVIDLTPWFEGDSGERSKVAEQVDEALRTSGILLVTGHRVPVGLREETRAVAREFFKLPADVKGRSSIAFGGRGWIAPRFAEAEGYEGTATMAPDLKESFSFGADRATGDEAVDARWFRPNTWPAEVPGMRPVVSEYIERMHALSDELMSLCAVALGLGADFFAPYLDHPTYGFNFNRYPPVDPARPPAPGQFNVAPHTDFGTITVLDREPGPGGLQVYTSEGTWVDAPYHPDALTVNIGDLLARWTGDRWHATRHRVLPPQASAPGDDLISLVYFYETNHNALIESMEPPVGRTAFPSVLSHEYLRSRLASIAPKAKH, encoded by the coding sequence ATGCCCGAAATCTTTCCCGTCATCGACCTCACGCCCTGGTTCGAAGGTGACAGCGGGGAGCGGTCCAAGGTCGCGGAGCAGGTCGACGAGGCTCTGCGGACGTCGGGGATTCTGCTGGTCACCGGGCACCGGGTGCCCGTGGGACTGCGGGAGGAGACGCGGGCGGTGGCGCGGGAGTTCTTCAAGCTGCCGGCCGACGTGAAGGGGCGCTCCTCCATCGCCTTCGGCGGCCGTGGCTGGATCGCGCCCCGGTTCGCCGAGGCCGAGGGGTACGAGGGGACCGCCACGATGGCGCCCGACCTGAAGGAGTCCTTCTCCTTCGGCGCCGACCGGGCGACCGGCGACGAGGCCGTCGACGCCCGCTGGTTCCGGCCGAACACCTGGCCCGCCGAGGTGCCGGGGATGCGCCCCGTGGTCAGTGAGTACATCGAGCGCATGCACGCGCTGTCCGACGAGCTGATGTCGCTGTGCGCGGTCGCCCTCGGACTCGGCGCGGACTTCTTCGCGCCGTACCTCGACCACCCCACGTACGGATTCAACTTCAACCGCTACCCGCCGGTGGACCCCGCCCGGCCGCCGGCGCCCGGGCAGTTCAACGTCGCGCCGCACACCGACTTCGGCACCATCACCGTGCTCGACCGCGAGCCCGGCCCCGGCGGCCTTCAGGTCTACACCTCCGAGGGCACCTGGGTGGACGCGCCGTACCACCCCGACGCCCTGACGGTGAACATCGGCGACCTCCTCGCCCGCTGGACCGGCGACCGCTGGCACGCGACCCGGCACCGTGTCCTGCCTCCGCAGGCGAGCGCTCCCGGGGACGACCTGATCTCGCTCGTCTACTTCTACGAGACGAATCACAACGCTCTCATCGAGTCGATGGAGCCGCCCGTCGGCCGCACCGCCTTCCCGTCGGTCCTCTCGCACGAGTACCTGCGATCGAGGCTCGCCTCCATCGCCCCGAAGGCGAAGCACTAG
- a CDS encoding SpoIIE family protein phosphatase produces MPLDGAVAAVIDGSGVLTAWTREAAELLGYADVDVIGRPARVLVAHRRPGGNAPAGAPGGRVLALRRDDGERVDVWVRLLPLSGSAVLALGLPAKVLAAWGDLTSVARTVLTQDAWQVAVHGLDLRLRQCSPAVRRSRRVREGDRDPLCDMPVVDGDGTGADLLRQVMETGRPVVGAAGVLRAAQPGLPDAIYSLTAAPLYDWRGDISGAFTSLVDVTARYESGRRLNLVYKASRAGDALDIRRTAEGLVDTLVPALGDLAAVEISEATLQGAEPPLRVHGLRGDFRRIAAGHAHGAWPVDLVQVGEILPAVPDQPGFRELERGTVLVTNDRRDYLGFLGDVPQAARMIPRDMHASIGAALVARGRVLGYVQVFRTRRQYAFTGHDAKLLKEIITRAALGIDNARRYTREHRVAETLQRSLLPPVSSSTAAAETAGIYLPPRGEVGVGGDWFDVIALSSLRTALVVGDVIGHGLEASTTMARLRTAVQTLADLDLAPDELLVRLDDLVQRMAAESAHPDTLGASVLYAVYDPVTRLCRLASAGHPPPVAVHPDGTTHVIDVRPGPPLGVGGVPFEVTDVPLPEGSVLTMYSDGLLDTARGAQRDPRRPPADPEGEYAARLRAACRPGRPLRRIGEVLVEQARQAPERMDDITLLLARTRAVPDDSVADWRFPPDPAAVAEAREVAVAQLTAWGLHENIFATELVVSELVTNAIRYATGHIGLRLVRDAVLVCEVTDSSESQPRLRRAHNDDEGGRGLFLVAQVTSRWGSRYDASGKTIWTEQAIVAEQVPGRD; encoded by the coding sequence GTGCCGTTGGATGGTGCGGTCGCCGCCGTCATCGACGGGTCGGGTGTCCTCACCGCGTGGACACGGGAAGCCGCGGAACTCCTGGGGTATGCCGACGTCGATGTCATCGGACGGCCTGCCCGGGTGCTGGTGGCGCATCGACGCCCCGGCGGGAACGCGCCCGCCGGGGCACCTGGCGGGCGCGTTCTGGCGCTGCGGCGCGACGACGGCGAACGCGTGGATGTCTGGGTCAGGCTGCTGCCGCTGAGCGGCTCGGCCGTCCTCGCGTTGGGGCTGCCCGCGAAGGTCCTCGCGGCGTGGGGTGACCTCACCTCGGTGGCCCGGACGGTGCTGACTCAGGACGCCTGGCAGGTTGCCGTTCACGGCCTTGATCTGCGGCTGCGACAGTGCAGTCCCGCTGTCCGGCGGTCCCGCCGTGTCCGCGAGGGCGACCGTGACCCGCTGTGCGACATGCCCGTCGTGGACGGCGACGGTACGGGTGCGGATCTGCTGCGCCAGGTGATGGAGACCGGACGCCCGGTGGTGGGCGCGGCGGGCGTACTGCGCGCGGCCCAGCCGGGCCTACCGGACGCGATCTACTCGCTGACCGCGGCCCCTCTGTACGACTGGCGCGGGGACATCAGCGGAGCCTTCACTTCCCTGGTGGACGTGACCGCCCGGTACGAGTCCGGTCGCCGGCTCAACCTGGTGTACAAGGCCTCCCGCGCCGGTGACGCCCTGGACATCCGCCGCACGGCGGAGGGACTGGTGGACACGCTGGTCCCCGCGCTGGGCGATCTGGCCGCGGTGGAGATCTCCGAGGCGACCCTGCAGGGCGCCGAGCCACCGCTCCGCGTCCACGGGCTGCGCGGCGACTTCCGCCGCATCGCCGCCGGCCACGCCCACGGGGCCTGGCCCGTCGACCTGGTCCAGGTCGGCGAGATCCTGCCGGCCGTCCCCGACCAACCGGGCTTCCGCGAGCTGGAGCGGGGTACGGTCCTCGTCACCAACGACCGGCGGGACTATCTGGGCTTCCTGGGCGACGTCCCGCAGGCGGCCCGCATGATTCCGCGTGACATGCACGCGTCCATCGGCGCGGCACTCGTCGCCCGGGGCCGTGTGCTCGGCTACGTGCAGGTGTTCCGGACGCGACGGCAGTACGCCTTCACCGGCCACGACGCCAAACTCCTCAAGGAGATCATCACCAGGGCGGCACTCGGCATCGACAACGCCCGCCGCTACACCCGTGAGCACCGGGTGGCCGAGACGCTCCAGAGAAGCCTGCTCCCTCCCGTGTCCTCCAGCACCGCGGCAGCCGAGACCGCCGGCATCTACCTGCCTCCCCGGGGCGAGGTCGGCGTGGGCGGCGACTGGTTCGACGTGATCGCCCTGTCCTCGCTGCGTACCGCCCTGGTGGTCGGCGATGTCATCGGGCACGGCCTGGAGGCCAGCACCACCATGGCCCGGCTGCGTACCGCCGTGCAGACACTCGCCGACCTGGACCTGGCTCCCGACGAACTGCTGGTCCGGCTCGACGACCTGGTCCAGCGCATGGCCGCGGAGTCCGCCCACCCCGACACCCTGGGCGCCTCCGTCCTCTACGCCGTCTACGACCCGGTCACCCGGCTGTGCCGCCTCGCCAGCGCCGGCCACCCGCCACCCGTCGCCGTCCACCCCGACGGCACCACCCACGTGATCGATGTGCGGCCCGGGCCTCCTCTGGGCGTCGGCGGGGTGCCCTTCGAGGTCACGGATGTCCCCCTGCCCGAGGGCAGCGTCCTGACGATGTACAGCGACGGCCTCCTCGACACCGCGCGCGGGGCACAGCGCGACCCGCGGAGACCGCCGGCCGACCCCGAGGGCGAGTACGCGGCCCGACTGCGCGCGGCCTGCCGTCCAGGACGCCCGCTGCGACGGATCGGTGAGGTACTCGTGGAGCAGGCGCGGCAGGCGCCCGAGCGGATGGACGACATCACCCTGTTGCTCGCCCGCACCCGTGCCGTTCCCGACGACTCCGTCGCCGACTGGCGCTTCCCGCCCGATCCCGCCGCCGTCGCGGAGGCCCGTGAGGTCGCCGTCGCCCAACTGACCGCCTGGGGACTGCACGAGAACATCTTCGCCACCGAGCTGGTCGTCAGTGAACTCGTCACCAACGCCATCCGCTACGCCACGGGCCACATCGGGCTGCGCCTGGTGCGCGACGCCGTACTCGTGTGCGAGGTGACGGACTCCAGCGAGAGCCAGCCCCGGCTGCGCCGTGCCCACAACGACGACGAGGGCGGCCGTGGACTCTTCCTCGTCGCCCAGGTCACGAGCCGCTGGGGCAGCCGCTACGACGCCTCCGGGAAGACGATCTGGACGGAACAGGCCATCGTCGCGGAGCAGGTCCCTGGCAGGGACTGA
- the rocD gene encoding ornithine--oxo-acid transaminase encodes MTVTSQRPAAASSSAELIALEEEKLAHNYHPLPVVVAKAEGSWVEDVEGRRYLDLLAGYSALNFGHGHPVLLDAAHRQLDRVTLTSRAFHNDRLAGFAESLAALTGLDMTLPMNTGAEAVESALKIARKWAYDVKGAAPGRAEIIVAAGNFHGRTTTIISFSDDAVARTGFEPFTPGFTTVPYNDLSAIEAAIGENTAAVLIEPIQGEAGVLIPDDGYLAGLRELTRRTGTLFIADEIQSGLGRTGATLAVDHESVLPDLLLLGKALGGGIVPVSAVVGRADVMRVLGPGSHGSTFGGNPLAAAVGSAVLGLLETGEYQQRAKQLGQILSARLAALVGHGVVEFRSRGLWAGVDIDPRVGTGREVSERLLAAGVLVKDTHGSTIRIAPPLCIEEDDLLLALDALENVLAG; translated from the coding sequence ATGACCGTCACCTCGCAGAGGCCCGCCGCGGCCAGCTCCTCCGCCGAACTCATCGCCCTGGAGGAGGAGAAGCTGGCGCACAACTACCATCCGCTTCCGGTGGTGGTGGCCAAGGCCGAAGGCTCCTGGGTCGAGGACGTGGAGGGCCGCCGCTACCTGGACCTGCTGGCCGGCTACTCGGCGCTCAACTTCGGGCACGGCCACCCCGTGCTGCTCGACGCCGCCCACCGCCAGCTGGACCGCGTCACCCTGACCTCCCGCGCCTTCCACAACGACCGCCTCGCCGGATTCGCGGAGTCCCTCGCCGCCCTCACCGGTCTCGACATGACCCTGCCGATGAACACCGGCGCCGAGGCCGTCGAGAGCGCGCTCAAGATCGCCCGGAAGTGGGCCTACGACGTCAAGGGCGCGGCTCCCGGCCGAGCCGAGATCATCGTGGCCGCCGGAAACTTCCACGGCCGCACCACCACCATCATCAGCTTCTCCGACGACGCGGTGGCACGCACCGGCTTCGAGCCGTTCACCCCCGGTTTCACGACAGTGCCCTACAACGACCTGTCCGCGATCGAGGCCGCGATCGGCGAGAACACCGCCGCAGTCCTGATCGAGCCGATCCAGGGCGAGGCCGGCGTGCTGATCCCCGACGACGGCTACCTCGCGGGCCTCCGGGAGCTGACACGGCGCACCGGCACCCTGTTCATCGCCGATGAGATCCAGTCCGGCCTCGGCCGCACCGGCGCGACCCTCGCCGTCGACCACGAGTCGGTCCTCCCGGACCTGCTGCTTCTCGGCAAGGCCCTGGGCGGCGGCATCGTGCCGGTGTCCGCGGTGGTGGGCCGCGCCGACGTCATGCGGGTACTCGGTCCGGGCAGCCACGGTTCCACCTTCGGCGGCAATCCCCTTGCCGCGGCTGTGGGCTCCGCTGTCCTCGGCCTCCTGGAGACGGGTGAATATCAGCAGCGCGCCAAGCAGCTGGGGCAGATCCTGTCCGCCCGGCTCGCCGCCCTCGTGGGCCACGGCGTGGTGGAATTCCGCTCACGCGGCCTGTGGGCCGGTGTCGACATCGACCCCCGCGTCGGCACCGGGCGTGAGGTGAGCGAGCGCCTGCTGGCAGCGGGCGTCCTGGTGAAGGACACGCACGGCTCCACGATCCGCATCGCGCCGCCCCTGTGTATCGAGGAGGACGACCTCCTCCTCGCCCTCGACGCCCTGGAGAACGTGCTGGCCGGCTGA
- the ddaH gene encoding dimethylargininase, giving the protein MPSTPTARPRRYLMCEPRFFDVRYAINPWMSADTPVDHARALAQWQSLVDTYRSLGHAVETLEPLPDLPDMVFAANGAVMVDGRVLGSRFHAAERRPESVAHHAWFKTAGFDVREPESVCEGEGDLVPVGRFLLAGTGFRTSAAAHQEAQEYLGVPTITLRLVDPYFYHLDTALFALDDENVAYYPGAFSPGSREVLQRLYPDAILADREDALAFGLNSVSDGRHVIVPPGATGLIAQLAARGFEPVPVDLSEFHKSGGSAKCCTQEVRTA; this is encoded by the coding sequence GTGCCGTCCACGCCGACCGCGCGACCACGTCGCTACCTCATGTGCGAACCCCGCTTCTTCGACGTGCGATACGCCATCAACCCCTGGATGAGCGCCGACACCCCGGTCGACCACGCCCGGGCCCTGGCCCAGTGGCAGAGCCTGGTCGACACGTACCGGTCGCTCGGCCACGCCGTCGAGACGCTGGAGCCCCTGCCCGATCTGCCGGACATGGTGTTCGCCGCGAACGGCGCCGTCATGGTCGACGGCCGGGTGCTCGGCTCCCGGTTCCACGCAGCGGAACGCCGACCGGAGAGCGTCGCGCACCACGCGTGGTTCAAGACCGCGGGGTTCGACGTCCGGGAACCGGAGTCCGTCTGCGAGGGGGAGGGCGACCTGGTGCCGGTGGGGAGATTCCTGCTCGCCGGAACGGGCTTCCGGACCAGCGCGGCCGCTCACCAGGAGGCACAGGAGTACCTGGGCGTCCCCACGATCACCCTGCGCCTGGTGGACCCGTACTTCTACCACCTGGACACCGCGCTGTTCGCCCTCGACGACGAGAACGTCGCCTACTACCCCGGCGCGTTCTCTCCCGGCAGCCGCGAGGTGCTTCAGCGGCTCTATCCGGACGCGATCCTCGCAGACCGTGAGGACGCGCTCGCCTTCGGGCTCAACTCCGTCTCCGACGGTCGGCACGTGATCGTCCCGCCCGGGGCCACCGGCCTCATCGCCCAGCTCGCGGCCCGCGGTTTCGAACCGGTTCCTGTCGATCTCTCCGAGTTCCACAAGTCCGGCGGCAGCGCCAAGTGCTGCACCCAGGAGGTACGTACCGCATGA
- a CDS encoding Lrp/AsnC family transcriptional regulator gives MAQPPPSLDDLDRRILSALVANARRSFVEIGQEIGLSPAAVKRRVDRMREAEVITGYTAVVRPSALGWRTEAYVEVFCESAAPPRRLAEVARAYPEVVAAMTVTGGADALLHIRAADIEHFEEVLERIRAETFVRRTNSVIVLTHLLPGSPDAGASASP, from the coding sequence ATGGCCCAGCCGCCCCCATCACTCGACGATCTCGATCGCCGGATCCTCTCGGCCCTCGTGGCCAACGCCCGGCGCAGCTTCGTGGAGATCGGTCAGGAGATCGGCCTTTCCCCCGCCGCCGTCAAACGCCGCGTCGACCGGATGCGTGAGGCGGAGGTGATCACGGGCTACACCGCCGTCGTACGGCCGTCCGCCCTCGGGTGGCGTACCGAGGCTTACGTCGAGGTCTTCTGCGAGAGCGCGGCTCCGCCCCGGCGGCTCGCGGAGGTCGCCCGCGCCTACCCGGAGGTGGTCGCCGCCATGACGGTGACCGGAGGCGCCGACGCCCTCCTGCACATCCGAGCAGCGGACATCGAACACTTCGAAGAGGTGCTGGAGCGCATCCGGGCGGAGACGTTCGTGCGGCGCACGAACAGCGTCATCGTCCTCACTCACCTGCTGCCCGGTTCCCCCGACGCCGGCGCTTCGGCGTCTCCCTGA